A region from the Lolium perenne isolate Kyuss_39 chromosome 4, Kyuss_2.0, whole genome shotgun sequence genome encodes:
- the LOC127332281 gene encoding cystathionine gamma-synthase 1, chloroplastic, with product MATVSFSSPPSFAGDNSGALTSATILRFPPNFVRQLSTKARRNCSNIGVAQIVAAAWSDRPALPSHCGGGSRARGVSSHAAAASAAASAAAAAEVGAIPNAKLAQPSALALAERAMLGSDASLAVHAGERLGRRIATDAITTPVVNTSAYWFSSSQELIDFKEGRHSSFEYGRYGNPTTEALEKKMSALEKAESTVFVASGMYASVAMLSTLVPAGGHIVTTTDLYRKTRIYMETELPKRGITMTVIRPADMDALQEALDNNNVSLFFTETPTNPFLRCIDIELVSKMCHSKGALLCIDSTFASPINQKALTLGADIVVHSATKYIAGHNDVIGGCISGRDELVSKVRIYHHVVGGVLNPNASYLILRGMKTLHLRVQCQNNTALRMAQFLEEHPKIARVYYPGLPSHPEHHIAKSQMTGFGGVVSFEVNGDFDSTRKFIDSVKIPYHAPSFGGCESIIDQPAIMSYWDSKEQRDIYGIKDNLIRFSVGVEDFEDLKNDIGQALDKI from the exons atgGCCACCGTCTCCTTCTCCTCCCCGCCCTCCTTCGCCGGCGACAACAGCGGCGCCCTCACCTCCGCCACCATCCTCCGCTTCCCGCCCAACTTCGTCCGCCAGCTCAGCACCAAGGCCCGCCGCAACTGCAGCAACATTGGCGTCGCGCAGATCGTCGCCGCCGCTTGGTCCGACCGCCCCGCACTCCCCTCCCACTGCGGCGGCGGAAGCCGCGCCCGCGGCGTATCCTCCCACGCCGCGGCCgcatccgccgccgcctccgccgcggcGGCTGCCGAGGTTGGCGCCATACCCAACGCCAAGCTCGCGCAGCCGTCCGCCCTCGCATTGGCCGAGCGTGCCATGCTCGGTTCAGATGCTAGCCTCGCCGTCCACGCAG GCGAGAGGCTTGGGAGAAGGATCGCGACAGACGCGATCACCACACCAGTAGTCAACACCTCCGCCTACTGGTTCAGTAGCTCCCAGGAGCTCATCGATTTCAAG GAGGGAAGGCACTCGAGCTTCGAGTACGGGAGGTATGGCAACCCGACCACTGAGGCTCTGGAGAAGAAGATGAG TGCACTGGAGAAAGCCGAGTCCACTGTATTTGTGGCCTCTGGGATGTATGCAAGTGTCGCGATGCTCAGCACACTTGTCCCTGCAGGTGGCCACATCGTCACCACCACTGATTTGTACCGTAAGACGAGAATTTACATGGAGACCGAGCTCCCCAAGAGGGGAATTACG ATGACTGTTATTAGACCTGCTGACATGGATGCTCTCCAAGAAGCACTTGATAACAATAAT GTATCTCTATTCTTCACTGAGACTCCGACTAATCCATTTCTCAGATGCATTGATATTGAGCTTGTCTCCAAGATGTGCCATAGCAAGGGAGCATTGCTTTGCATTGATAGCACCTTTGCCTCCCCCATCAACCAGAAGGCACTGACTTTAGGTGCTGACATAGTTGTTCATTCTGCAACGAAGTACATTGCTGGGCATAATGAT GTTATTGGAGGCTGCATCAGTGGCAGAGATGAGCTTGTTTCCAAGGTCCGCATTTATCACCATGTAGTTGGCGGTGTTCTAAATCCG AATGCTTCCTACCTGATCCTTCGGGGCATGAAAACACTGCACCTCCGTGTACAATGCCAGAATAATACTGCACTACGGATGGCCCAATTTTTAGAGGAACATCCTAAG ATTGCACGTGTATACTATCCTGGCTTGCCAAGTCACCCAGAACATCACATTGCCAAGAGTCAAATGACTGGCTTTGGTGGTGTTGTCAGTTTTGAG GTTAATGGAGATTTCGATTCTACTAGGAAATTCATTGATTCTGTCAAGATACCATACCACGCCCCTTCATTTGGGGGTTGTGAGAGCATAATTGATCAACCTGCCATCATGTCCTACTG GGATTCGAAGGAGCAGAGAGACATCTATGGGATCAAGGACAACCTGATCAGGTTCAGCGTCGGAGTGGAGGATTTTGAGGACCTGAAAAATGACATTGGTCAGGCCCTTGACAAGATCTAA
- the LOC127329959 gene encoding transmembrane emp24 domain-containing protein p24delta9: protein MATLVSRSLTLLVVILILSGALSAGALRFDLLSGHTKCISDDIKVGAMAVGKYHIVEAEGSSELPDSHRISLRVTSPYGSSLHYSESVQSGNFAFTSSEAGDYLACFWAPDHRPPTTIAFEFDWRSGVSAKDWSSVAKKGQVDIMELELKKLEDTIKSIHEEMFYLREREGEMQVLNGRTNTWMAWLSFLSLGICLSVAGLQLWHLKNFFERKKLL from the exons ATGGCAACCCTCGTCTCCAGATCCCTAACCCTGCTCGtcgtcatcctcatcctctccggCGCCCTCTCCGCCGGCGCCCTACGGTTCGACCTCTTATCGGGCCATACCAAGTGCATCTCCGACGACATAAAGGTCGGCGCAATGGCCGTCGGCAAGTACCACATCGTGGAGGCTGAGGGATCCTCGGAGCTCCCGGACTCCCACCGTATCTCGCTGCGGGTCACGTCCCCCTACGGCAGCAGCCTGCACTACTCGGAGAGCGTGCAGTCGGGCAACTTCGCCTTCACGTCGTCGGAGGCCGGGGACTACCTCGCCTGCTTCTGGGCGCCCGACCACCGCCCGCCCACCACCATCGCGTTCGAGTTCGACTGGCGCAGCGGCGTCTCCGCCAAGGACTGGAGCAGCGTCGCCAAGAAGGGACAGGTCGAT ATAATGGAACTTGAGCTCAAGAAACTGGAGGATACGATCAAATCTATCCATGAAGAAATGTTCTACCTTCGTGAAAG GGAGGGGGAGATGCAGGTACTGAACGGGAGAACCAACACATGGATGGCTTGGCTCAGTTTCCTCTCACTTGGTATCTGTTTATCCGTGGCAGGGTTGCAATTGTGGCATCTCAAGAACTTCTTTGAGAGAAAGAAGCTGCTATGA